One Archocentrus centrarchus isolate MPI-CPG fArcCen1 unplaced genomic scaffold, fArcCen1 scaffold_98_ctg1, whole genome shotgun sequence genomic region harbors:
- the LOC115778043 gene encoding uncharacterized protein LOC115778043: MNIFNTVFIAMLWIIPTASVDQNNITAESGQNITLTCRAPDDKNNVVEWSRADLETKQVLVYQDEHLVSDDQHPSFKNRVDLQDRQMKDGDVSLILKNVTTTDGGTYECRVLMEQSSSPELICIVYLRVVPPPGPGGGTTEDGGKKDGRKEDGGKEDRSAGIVSLCLIFLGGFIIIATKLYLTWSSIKQKFETTFKAGRPARSSVIDI; encoded by the exons atgaatatttttaatacGGTTTTTATTGCTATGTTGTGGATTATTCCCACAGCCTCTGTAG atcAGAACAACATCACAGCTGAGTCAGGACAGAACATCACTCTGACATGTCGAGCTCCAGATGATAAAAACAATGTTgtagagtggagcagagctgacctggAGACAAAACAGGTCCTTGTGTACCAAGATGAGCATTTGGTTTCAGATGATCAGCATCCATCCTTCaagaaccgggtggatctgcaggacagacagatgaaggatggagacgtttCTTTGATTCTGAAGAACGTGACGACTACTGATGGAGGAACATATGAGTGTCGCGTCCTTATGGAGCAAAGCAGCTCACCAGAGCTCATCTGCATCGTCTACCTGAGAGTTGttcctcctccag gtccaggaggaggaaccacagaggatggagggaagaaggatggaaggaaggaggatggagggaaggaggataGATCTGCTGGAATAGTTAGTTTGTGCTTAATATTTCTGGGTGGTTTTATTATAATTGCAACTAAACTTTACTTGACCTGGTcttcaattaaacaaaaatttgAGACAACATTTAAAGCAGGACGTCCTGCACGGTCATCTGTTATTGATATTTAA
- the LOC115778044 gene encoding uncharacterized protein LOC115778044: MADISRTVVTAVLWALVSAAEDHKNITAESGQSVTLTCRASNNNFITVNWSRADLGGKYVLLIRDQRPDPHNQHPSFRNRVDLRDRQMKDGDVSSILNNVTTADNGKYKCQVFMEETRSWKSISIIYLRVVPPDPPGALREDRPVGVIAAVSVSAVIVFVAFLIYKIRSKTEKIPLFQSCFRHVRQFFGDKSDVPVSLTNV; encoded by the exons ATGGCTGACATCAGCCGCACGGTCGTCACGGCCGTGCTGTGGGCCCTCGTCTCAGCCGCTGAAG accacaaaaacatcacagctgagtcCGGACAGAGCGTCACTCTGACGTGTCGAGCTTCAAACAACAATTTCATAACTGTGAActggagcagagctgacctggGAGGAAAGTATGTGCTTTTAATCCGGGATCAGAGGCCTGACCCACACAACCAGCATCCGTCATTCAGGAACCGGGTGGATCTGCGGGACAggcagatgaaggatggagacgtgtcttcGATTCTGAATAACGTCACAACTGCCGATAACGGAAAATACAAATGTCAAGTCTTCATGGAGGAAACACGCTCATGGAAATCCATCAGCATCATCTACCTGAGAGTTGTTCCTCCAG ATCCACCGGGAGCCCTCAGAGAGGATCGACCTGTCGGAGTGATAGCTGCtgtttcagtttctgctgtgatTGTTTTTGTGGCCTTTTTAATCTATAAAATTCgatctaaaacagaaaaaattccCCTGTTTCAGTCTTGCTTTAGACATGTAAGACAGTTTTTCGGCGACAAATCGGATGTTCCTGTATCATTAACAAATGTCTAA